One genomic region from uncultured Cohaesibacter sp. encodes:
- the ygiD gene encoding 4,5-DOPA dioxygenase extradiol, with amino-acid sequence MSVTHSLQSLRDSLKASDRMPLVFLGHGNPMNAIEDNIYSKSWNQLGETLPRPQAILVVSAHWMTQGSTLVDVSKLPKTIHDFYGFPNELFAQQYPAHGDPKLARDVVALLASHHAQEDDTWGLDHGAWSVLQHLYPEADVPVFQLSIDMTKPLSWHLEIGKTLAQLRNRGVLILGSGNVVHNLRAMRFGGKAQDFALEFDTLFTDKLSNGDFKALADPKELGSLLRLAHPTVDHYLPALTIAGASDEKDDLTFMTESIDLGSVSMRSFIFHGA; translated from the coding sequence ATGAGCGTGACCCATTCCCTTCAAAGCCTTCGTGATAGTCTTAAGGCGTCTGACCGCATGCCGTTGGTCTTTCTTGGCCATGGCAACCCGATGAACGCCATCGAGGATAACATCTATAGCAAAAGCTGGAATCAGCTTGGCGAAACCCTGCCTCGCCCGCAGGCCATTCTGGTGGTTTCCGCCCACTGGATGACCCAGGGCTCAACGCTCGTCGATGTGTCCAAGCTGCCAAAAACCATTCATGACTTCTATGGTTTCCCCAATGAGCTCTTTGCTCAGCAATATCCTGCTCACGGAGATCCAAAACTGGCCCGCGATGTGGTGGCGCTTCTGGCCAGCCACCATGCGCAGGAAGATGACACTTGGGGTCTCGACCATGGCGCGTGGTCTGTTCTCCAGCACCTCTATCCGGAAGCCGATGTGCCCGTGTTCCAGCTTTCCATCGATATGACCAAGCCGCTGTCATGGCATTTGGAAATCGGCAAGACACTGGCTCAGTTGCGCAATCGTGGTGTTTTGATCCTCGGTTCGGGCAACGTGGTGCACAATCTGCGTGCGATGCGCTTTGGCGGAAAGGCTCAGGACTTTGCCCTGGAATTCGATACGCTGTTTACCGACAAGCTGTCGAATGGTGATTTCAAGGCTCTGGCCGATCCCAAAGAGCTGGGAAGCCTGCTGCGGCTTGCCCATCCAACCGTAGATCACTATCTGCCAGCGCTCACCATCGCCGGAGCATCCGATGAGAAAGACGATCTGACCTTCATGACCGAAAGCATTGATCTCGGCTCCGTTTCGATGCGGTCTTTCATCTTCCACGGCGCCTAA
- a CDS encoding TetR family transcriptional regulator C-terminal domain-containing protein: MTAAEIVFAQFGYNGASISRIAEEAGLPKSNVVYYFSTKELLYRTVVEDIFNVWRAAADEIVEDADPREALGSYIDTKMELARTRPYGSMVWANEIIQGAPIVQDYLETELRSWTEERVNVIHKWIAAGKIRPISPKHLLFTIWATTQHYADFKHQISTLNEGSDLNDAQWEETKQAVKELLLFGICH; the protein is encoded by the coding sequence TTGACTGCAGCAGAAATAGTTTTTGCGCAGTTTGGATATAATGGGGCATCCATAAGTCGTATAGCCGAAGAGGCCGGTTTACCTAAGTCGAATGTGGTTTATTACTTTTCTACCAAAGAGTTACTATACCGAACAGTCGTTGAAGACATTTTCAATGTATGGCGTGCGGCGGCTGATGAAATTGTAGAGGATGCCGACCCTAGAGAAGCTTTGGGCAGCTATATAGACACCAAGATGGAGTTGGCCAGAACCCGCCCCTATGGCTCCATGGTCTGGGCCAATGAGATCATTCAGGGCGCCCCCATCGTGCAAGACTATTTGGAAACAGAGCTGCGCTCCTGGACGGAAGAGCGCGTCAACGTCATTCACAAATGGATCGCGGCGGGAAAGATTCGCCCCATCAGCCCAAAGCATCTGCTTTTCACCATCTGGGCAACGACCCAGCATTATGCAGATTTCAAGCACCAGATCTCCACCCTCAACGAGGGCAGCGATCTAAATGATGCGCAATGGGAAGAAACCAAGCAAGCGGTCAAGGAGCTGCTTCTGTTTGGCATCTGCCACTAG
- a CDS encoding LysR family transcriptional regulator, protein MDLVDGLKAFVATAQTGSFTDAAERMGISNRLTSKYVAELEARIGARLLQRTTRKVGLTPVGEDLLARAPALLDELDDLIGSVREESKGLSGLVRISAPVSFGEIYVGDMLRRFVGNHPQMNIDLRLSDAYVDLARDGIDLAFRIGTPSVSSLKMRKLGDMGSTIVASPDYLEMHGEPSTPQDLLDHICMVDANRRDPTRWVFVKDGENIDVVIKRRFVVNSAKVARDWAVAGDAIAYCPRFIVADDLAEGRLMPLLSDYQGLSTPLSAVYLDGTVLPRKVRAIIDFALEDIKTNSPF, encoded by the coding sequence ATGGATCTAGTCGATGGTCTCAAGGCCTTTGTTGCCACTGCGCAAACCGGTTCATTCACCGATGCTGCCGAGCGTATGGGCATTTCCAACCGCCTGACGTCAAAATATGTCGCCGAACTGGAGGCTCGGATCGGTGCGCGTCTCTTGCAGAGAACCACGCGGAAGGTGGGCCTCACACCCGTGGGGGAAGATCTGTTGGCGCGAGCACCGGCCTTGCTGGATGAACTGGACGATCTGATTGGCTCGGTGCGTGAGGAATCCAAAGGTCTCTCCGGCCTCGTGCGCATTTCCGCACCTGTATCTTTCGGCGAAATCTATGTGGGCGATATGCTGCGCCGCTTCGTAGGCAATCATCCGCAGATGAATATCGATCTGCGCCTCAGCGACGCTTATGTGGATCTTGCTCGCGATGGCATTGATTTGGCCTTTCGCATAGGCACGCCCAGTGTCTCCTCACTCAAAATGCGCAAACTGGGAGATATGGGCTCTACCATTGTGGCCTCTCCTGACTATTTGGAAATGCATGGCGAACCATCCACACCACAAGACCTACTCGACCATATCTGTATGGTGGACGCCAACAGGCGCGATCCGACCCGATGGGTTTTTGTGAAGGATGGAGAAAATATTGACGTTGTCATCAAGCGCCGTTTTGTCGTCAACAGCGCCAAGGTCGCTCGGGATTGGGCCGTGGCAGGGGACGCCATTGCCTATTGCCCGCGCTTTATCGTTGCCGACGATCTGGCCGAAGGACGGTTGATGCCTTTGCTGAGTGATTATCAGGGGCTTTCCACGCCATTGAGCGCAGTTTATCTGGACGGAACAGTCCTGCCACGCAAGGTGAGGGCGATCATTGATTTTGCCTTGGAAGACATCAAGACCAACAGTCCATTCTAG
- a CDS encoding thiamine pyrophosphate-binding protein: protein MTKKTSIGNYLFMRLKEMGIGHIFGVPGDFTLQMLDQIDEVDGLSFVGNCNELNSAYAADGYARLNRISAMITTYGVGDLSALCGVAGACAENVPMVFISGAPPLYAMEGRLRIHHSLAEGNFDNVMNSVREFTVAQTRLTPANAAFEIDRILKICWIERQPVFIQIPSNISHLLINAPKGPLDLSIPESDSESLESALALVLKHLQQAERPAVLIDMDVDRTGYIDALARLVEKHKIPYASFRSGKAILSEASPLFAGIYNGAASTPQVREIIEQSDCLFVTAPSFVEASTLQFIDQMPAETVVSIRGHSSTIGGEVFEGVMAGELISRLADSIAERPEPSVALQQQTAQPIKIEADEPLTQSRFWPIMGNFFEEGDVILAENGTSNIALTGVKLPEGVSYLSQMVWGAIGYTLPALLGTMMAKPERRQILFIGDGSFQLTAQELSTILREGLKPIIFLINNRGYTIERYIQGMKASYNDVANWDYTALMKVFAPEMKAFTASVKTEGELAEVLEQCAKQDCASFIEVHLDPFDAPEPLKIFGPKTAELDYGPRRGPRT from the coding sequence GTGACTAAGAAGACGAGCATTGGCAATTATCTATTTATGCGTTTGAAGGAAATGGGCATCGGGCATATTTTCGGTGTACCCGGCGACTTCACCTTGCAGATGCTTGATCAGATCGATGAAGTGGATGGGCTGAGCTTTGTCGGCAATTGCAACGAACTCAATTCTGCCTACGCAGCTGATGGCTATGCGCGTCTAAACCGGATATCGGCGATGATCACCACCTACGGGGTGGGCGATCTTTCTGCCCTCTGTGGGGTTGCTGGTGCCTGCGCCGAGAATGTGCCGATGGTTTTCATTTCAGGTGCACCTCCGCTCTACGCGATGGAAGGCCGCCTGCGCATTCACCACTCGCTGGCCGAAGGCAACTTTGACAATGTCATGAACAGCGTACGCGAATTCACCGTAGCGCAAACCCGCCTGACACCCGCCAATGCAGCCTTTGAAATTGATCGTATTCTCAAGATTTGCTGGATTGAACGCCAGCCTGTCTTTATTCAGATTCCGTCCAACATTTCCCATTTGCTGATCAACGCCCCAAAAGGACCGCTGGATCTGTCCATCCCTGAGAGTGATAGCGAGAGCCTTGAAAGTGCGCTGGCACTGGTGCTCAAGCATTTGCAGCAGGCCGAGCGACCGGCTGTTCTGATCGACATGGATGTGGACAGGACCGGTTACATTGATGCGCTTGCTCGTCTGGTGGAAAAACACAAAATCCCGTATGCGTCTTTCCGTTCTGGTAAAGCTATTTTGAGCGAAGCCTCTCCTCTGTTTGCAGGCATTTACAATGGCGCCGCCTCAACGCCACAAGTGCGCGAAATCATTGAGCAATCGGATTGCCTGTTCGTGACCGCGCCAAGTTTCGTGGAAGCCAGCACCCTGCAATTTATTGATCAGATGCCTGCCGAAACGGTCGTTTCTATCAGAGGCCACAGCTCGACAATCGGCGGTGAGGTGTTTGAAGGCGTCATGGCGGGTGAACTGATCTCCCGTCTTGCCGATAGCATTGCAGAACGGCCCGAGCCATCGGTTGCCTTGCAACAACAAACAGCACAGCCTATCAAGATTGAGGCTGATGAGCCGCTGACGCAAAGCCGTTTCTGGCCCATCATGGGGAATTTCTTTGAGGAGGGCGATGTCATTCTGGCAGAAAACGGCACCTCTAACATCGCCCTAACCGGGGTCAAATTGCCCGAAGGCGTAAGCTATCTCTCGCAAATGGTCTGGGGGGCGATTGGCTACACATTACCTGCCTTGCTCGGCACGATGATGGCCAAACCCGAGCGCCGGCAGATCCTGTTTATCGGCGATGGCTCTTTCCAGCTTACCGCGCAGGAGCTTTCCACCATCCTCAGGGAAGGGTTGAAGCCGATCATCTTTCTCATCAACAATCGCGGCTACACCATCGAGCGTTATATTCAGGGTATGAAGGCGTCCTACAATGATGTGGCCAACTGGGATTATACGGCGCTGATGAAGGTTTTCGCACCCGAAATGAAAGCCTTTACCGCATCGGTGAAAACGGAAGGGGAACTGGCTGAAGTGCTTGAACAATGCGCCAAGCAGGATTGCGCCTCTTTCATTGAGGTCCATCTCGACCCGTTTGATGCACCAGAACCGCTCAAGATTTTCGGCCCGAAGACGGCCGAACTGGACTATGGCCCCCGTCGTGGGCCGCGCACGTAG
- a CDS encoding Zn-dependent hydrolase, translating to MKKNLRVDGDRLWQSLMDMAKIGPGVAGGNNRQTLTDEDAEGRALFKQWCDDAGLTMGVDKMGSMFMTRPGTDPDALPVYVGSHLDTQPTGGKYDGVLGVLSALELVRMLNDADIKTKHPICVVNWANEEGGRFSPPMLASGVFAGVHSLDYAYGRKDLEGKTYGEELKRIDWVGEEEVGARKMHAYFEYHIEQGPILEAEEKEIGVVTHCQGLWWLEFTLTGKEAHTGSTPMAMRVNAGLAMARIFEMVQEVTMAAQPNAVGGVGQVTFSPNSRNVLPGTVTFTVDIRTVDIEKLNGMRDAIKEKAAVICEELGVGCSVEQVGQFDPVTFDPTLVDRVRNAAIDLGYSHMDIVSGAGHDACWAAKVAPATMIMCPCVDGLSHNEAEDISKEWATAGADVLLQAVLETAEISE from the coding sequence ATGAAGAAGAATCTGCGAGTGGATGGAGACCGTCTTTGGCAGTCTCTGATGGATATGGCAAAAATCGGTCCTGGCGTTGCCGGTGGCAACAACCGCCAGACCCTGACTGATGAGGATGCCGAAGGACGCGCACTGTTCAAACAGTGGTGCGATGATGCGGGCCTTACCATGGGCGTCGACAAGATGGGCTCCATGTTCATGACCCGTCCGGGCACCGATCCGGATGCCTTGCCGGTCTATGTCGGCTCCCACCTTGATACCCAGCCGACGGGTGGCAAATATGATGGCGTTCTGGGTGTACTCTCCGCTCTGGAATTGGTGCGCATGCTTAATGACGCAGACATCAAGACCAAACACCCGATTTGTGTGGTCAACTGGGCCAACGAAGAGGGCGGGCGCTTCTCCCCGCCGATGTTGGCCTCTGGCGTTTTTGCTGGTGTTCATTCGCTGGATTATGCCTATGGCCGCAAGGATCTGGAAGGCAAGACCTATGGCGAGGAATTGAAGCGCATCGATTGGGTCGGCGAAGAAGAAGTGGGCGCCCGCAAGATGCATGCCTATTTCGAATATCACATCGAGCAGGGGCCGATCCTCGAAGCCGAGGAAAAGGAAATCGGCGTTGTGACCCATTGTCAGGGGCTGTGGTGGCTTGAATTCACCTTGACCGGCAAGGAAGCGCACACAGGGTCCACCCCGATGGCCATGCGCGTCAATGCGGGCCTTGCCATGGCACGCATCTTCGAGATGGTGCAAGAGGTGACCATGGCCGCTCAGCCGAACGCTGTAGGTGGCGTGGGGCAGGTGACCTTCTCGCCAAACTCGCGCAACGTGCTGCCGGGCACCGTTACCTTTACGGTCGATATTCGCACGGTTGATATCGAAAAGCTCAATGGCATGCGTGATGCCATCAAGGAGAAGGCCGCTGTTATCTGCGAAGAGCTGGGCGTTGGCTGCTCGGTGGAACAGGTTGGCCAGTTCGATCCGGTGACCTTTGATCCGACATTGGTGGATCGCGTACGCAACGCAGCCATCGATTTGGGCTATTCCCACATGGATATCGTCTCTGGGGCCGGTCATGACGCATGCTGGGCTGCCAAGGTTGCGCCAGCTACCATGATCATGTGTCCTTGCGTTGATGGTCTTTCGCACAACGAAGCCGAAGATATCTCCAAGGAATGGGCCACCGCCGGGGCCGATGTGCTTTTGCAGGCGGTTCTGGAAACAGCCGAGATCTCGGAATAG
- the hydA gene encoding dihydropyrimidinase — MSKVIKGGTVVTADLTYEADVKIEGGVITEIGPDLSGDEILDASGCYVMPGGIDPHVHLEMPFMGTYSADDFASGTRAAVSGGTTMVVDFCLPDPGQSLMDALMRWDNKSTLATCDYSFHMAITWWGEQVFNEMETVVREKGINTFKHFLAYKGSLMVNDDELFASFQRCAELGAMPLVHAENGDVVASMSAKLLEEGNVGPEAHAYSRPPEVEGEATNRAIMLADMAGVPLYVVHTSCEQSHEAIRRARQKGMRVYGEPLIQHLTLDESEYFDKDWDHAARRVMSPPFRNKMHQDSLWAGLQAGSLSCVATDHCAFTTDQKRYGVGDFTKIPNGTGGLEDRLPMLWTYGVGTGRLTMNEFVAVTSTNIAKILNMYPKKGAILVGADADIVVWDPKRSKTITAANQVSTIDYSVFEGKEVTGLPRFTLSRGKVMVEESTLKTEEGHGEFVARQPYTAVNKALSTWKELVSPRPIARSGIPPSGV, encoded by the coding sequence ATGAGCAAAGTGATTAAAGGCGGCACGGTCGTTACCGCCGATCTGACTTATGAAGCCGATGTGAAAATCGAGGGCGGTGTCATCACCGAAATCGGTCCTGATCTTTCCGGCGATGAAATTCTGGATGCGTCCGGTTGCTATGTGATGCCGGGCGGCATTGATCCGCATGTGCATCTGGAAATGCCTTTCATGGGCACCTATTCCGCCGATGACTTTGCCTCGGGCACGCGTGCAGCCGTTTCCGGCGGGACGACCATGGTGGTAGATTTCTGCTTGCCTGATCCGGGGCAGAGCCTGATGGACGCCCTGATGCGCTGGGATAACAAATCCACCCTTGCTACATGCGACTATTCCTTCCACATGGCCATCACATGGTGGGGCGAGCAGGTCTTTAATGAAATGGAGACCGTCGTGCGCGAGAAGGGCATCAACACCTTCAAGCATTTCCTTGCCTATAAAGGCTCGTTGATGGTCAATGATGACGAGTTGTTCGCTTCCTTCCAGCGCTGTGCCGAACTGGGGGCTATGCCGCTGGTTCACGCGGAAAATGGAGACGTGGTTGCCTCCATGTCCGCCAAGCTGCTGGAAGAGGGCAATGTCGGACCTGAAGCCCATGCCTATTCCCGACCGCCAGAAGTGGAAGGGGAAGCCACCAACCGCGCCATCATGTTGGCCGATATGGCAGGCGTCCCGCTCTATGTGGTGCATACCTCCTGCGAGCAGAGCCACGAAGCCATCCGCCGCGCCCGCCAGAAAGGCATGCGCGTCTATGGTGAGCCGCTCATTCAGCATTTAACGCTTGATGAGAGCGAATATTTCGACAAGGACTGGGATCACGCCGCCCGTCGTGTGATGAGCCCGCCATTCCGCAACAAGATGCATCAGGATAGCCTCTGGGCTGGCTTGCAGGCCGGTTCTCTTTCCTGTGTGGCAACAGACCACTGCGCCTTTACAACCGATCAGAAGCGCTACGGTGTTGGTGATTTCACCAAGATCCCGAACGGCACAGGAGGTCTGGAAGATCGCCTGCCGATGCTCTGGACCTATGGTGTCGGCACCGGTCGTTTGACCATGAACGAGTTTGTCGCAGTTACCTCAACCAACATCGCCAAGATCCTCAACATGTACCCGAAAAAGGGCGCAATCCTTGTTGGGGCTGATGCCGATATCGTGGTTTGGGATCCCAAGCGCTCCAAAACCATCACGGCGGCCAATCAGGTCTCCACCATCGACTACAGCGTCTTCGAAGGCAAGGAAGTCACTGGCCTGCCACGCTTCACCTTGTCACGTGGCAAGGTGATGGTCGAGGAAAGCACATTGAAAACTGAAGAGGGGCACGGCGAATTTGTGGCGCGCCAGCCTTACACGGCAGTCAACAAGGCGCTTTCTACCTGGAAGGAACTGGTCTCGCCGCGTCCGATCGCCCGCTCAGGCATTCCGCCAAGCGGCGTTTAA
- a CDS encoding CoA-acylating methylmalonate-semialdehyde dehydrogenase, whose amino-acid sequence MYHVKNIIGGKSISSTSERLSAIYNPATGEQIGSLALSSDEEVNQAVAVAKAALPGWAATPPAKRARVMFAYQALVRERADDIAREISREHGKTHDDALGEVTRALEVIEFACGAAHLLKGEFSRNVGTGVDTQSERQPLGVVAGITPFNFPAMVPMWMFPMAIACGNTFVLKPSERDPSAANFVCELLMEAGLPEGVINVVHGDKSAVDCLLDHPDVKAVSFVGSTPIAEYVYKRGTDSAKRVQALGGAKNHMIIMPDADMDQAADALMGAAFGSAGERCMAVSVAVPIGEETASRLVSSLKPKVEALKIGPSSDEAAEMGPVITSAAKERIVGLIDSGVEQGADLVVDGRGFELQGYENGYFVGGTLFDKVTPEMDIYKTEIFGPVLSVLEPQSFETAVDLINIHEYGNGTAIFTRNGDAARKFASQIEVGMVGINVPIPVPVAFHSFGGWKRSSFGSHGIYGPEAIHFYTKLKTTTTRWPEGLTEGAVFTFPS is encoded by the coding sequence ATGTATCACGTCAAGAATATCATCGGCGGGAAAAGTATATCCTCCACATCGGAGCGCCTGAGCGCCATCTATAATCCTGCTACAGGGGAGCAGATCGGTTCTTTGGCGCTTTCATCCGATGAAGAGGTCAATCAAGCGGTTGCTGTCGCCAAAGCAGCTCTTCCCGGCTGGGCTGCAACGCCGCCAGCCAAGCGCGCGCGCGTTATGTTTGCCTATCAGGCTCTGGTTCGCGAACGGGCTGATGATATTGCACGAGAGATCAGCCGCGAACACGGCAAAACCCATGATGATGCTCTTGGTGAGGTAACGCGTGCTTTGGAAGTGATTGAATTTGCCTGCGGTGCTGCGCATCTGTTGAAAGGCGAATTCTCTCGCAATGTCGGCACTGGTGTCGATACCCAGTCCGAGCGTCAGCCGCTTGGCGTTGTGGCTGGTATTACGCCATTCAATTTCCCGGCCATGGTGCCCATGTGGATGTTCCCGATGGCCATCGCTTGTGGCAACACCTTTGTTTTGAAACCATCCGAGCGCGATCCTTCGGCTGCCAACTTTGTTTGTGAATTGCTTATGGAAGCCGGTTTGCCCGAAGGGGTTATCAATGTGGTGCATGGCGACAAGAGCGCCGTGGATTGCCTGCTTGATCATCCAGATGTGAAGGCCGTCAGCTTTGTTGGGTCCACACCGATTGCCGAATATGTCTATAAACGGGGCACCGATAGCGCCAAGCGCGTGCAAGCGTTGGGTGGTGCCAAGAACCATATGATCATCATGCCGGATGCGGATATGGATCAAGCCGCCGATGCCCTCATGGGCGCAGCCTTCGGTTCTGCCGGAGAGCGTTGCATGGCGGTATCCGTCGCTGTGCCGATTGGCGAAGAAACCGCCTCCCGTCTCGTTTCCAGTCTCAAGCCAAAGGTTGAGGCCTTAAAGATCGGTCCATCCAGCGATGAGGCTGCCGAAATGGGCCCCGTGATCACGTCTGCAGCCAAGGAGCGCATCGTCGGCTTGATTGATAGCGGTGTAGAGCAGGGCGCAGATCTGGTTGTCGATGGCCGTGGCTTTGAGCTGCAAGGCTATGAAAATGGCTATTTCGTTGGTGGTACCCTGTTTGACAAGGTGACACCGGAGATGGACATCTACAAGACCGAAATTTTTGGACCGGTGCTCTCTGTTTTAGAGCCGCAAAGCTTTGAGACTGCGGTCGATCTGATCAATATTCATGAATATGGCAACGGCACTGCGATCTTCACGCGCAATGGAGACGCTGCCCGCAAATTCGCCAGCCAGATCGAAGTCGGCATGGTCGGGATCAACGTACCCATTCCGGTTCCGGTCGCCTTCCATTCCTTCGGCGGCTGGAAACGCTCAAGCTTTGGCTCCCATGGCATTTACGGGCCGGAAGCCATCCATTTCTATACCAAATTGAAGACCACCACGACGCGTTGGCCCGAGGGACTGACCGAGGGCGCTGTATTCACTTTCCCAAGCTAG
- a CDS encoding glutathione S-transferase family protein — MLIDGKWTKDWQPVQKSDKDGRFVRQTSSFRNWITPDGAPGPTGEGGFEAEAGRYRLYVALICPWASRTLIARKLKGLEELIPITVVNPSLTDQGWTFGGYPGADEDPLFGATYIHELYTRADPHFSGRATVPALWDMKRNVMVNNESADIVRMFDTAFEHMVPSDLRLYPEDLHEQIDALNSVIYDTLNNGVYKAGFATTQQAYDEAVDGVFETLDNLEARLEGDFLFGDRFTETDIRTFVTLIRFDAAYHGVFKTNRKQIKDYPRLSAYMERILRLPGVIDTVNMDHITRGYYSIKALNPNGIRPTGPAHVEALLKAVS, encoded by the coding sequence ATGCTGATCGACGGAAAATGGACAAAAGACTGGCAGCCAGTACAGAAATCCGACAAGGATGGACGCTTCGTGCGCCAGACCTCAAGCTTCCGCAACTGGATCACGCCCGATGGCGCTCCTGGTCCGACCGGAGAAGGGGGCTTTGAAGCGGAAGCCGGACGCTATCGCCTTTATGTGGCTCTGATCTGCCCATGGGCCTCCCGAACGCTGATTGCACGCAAGCTCAAGGGGCTGGAAGAGCTTATCCCGATAACCGTGGTCAACCCGTCTTTGACTGATCAGGGCTGGACCTTTGGCGGCTATCCCGGAGCGGATGAAGATCCGCTCTTCGGTGCCACCTATATTCATGAACTTTACACCCGCGCTGATCCGCATTTTTCCGGTCGCGCTACGGTGCCTGCTCTGTGGGACATGAAGCGTAACGTTATGGTCAATAACGAAAGCGCGGACATCGTGAGAATGTTCGATACGGCCTTCGAGCATATGGTGCCTTCTGACCTGCGCCTTTATCCAGAAGACCTGCATGAGCAGATTGATGCGCTCAATTCGGTGATCTACGACACGCTCAACAACGGAGTTTATAAAGCTGGCTTTGCGACAACCCAGCAGGCTTATGATGAGGCCGTTGACGGTGTGTTTGAAACACTGGACAATCTGGAAGCTCGCCTTGAAGGAGATTTCCTCTTTGGCGATCGTTTCACCGAGACGGATATCCGCACTTTCGTGACCCTGATCCGCTTTGATGCCGCCTATCATGGCGTTTTCAAAACCAACCGCAAGCAGATCAAGGACTATCCAAGGCTCTCAGCCTATATGGAACGGATCCTGCGGTTGCCAGGCGTTATTGACACCGTCAATATGGATCATATCACCCGCGGCTATTATTCCATCAAGGCCCTGAATCCGAACGGGATTCGCCCAACCGGACCAGCCCATGTGGAGGCTCTGCTGAAGGCTGTTTCATAA
- the nifM gene encoding nitrogen fixation protein NifM encodes MSDEAMLLAYHLMTTSLAAHQCRFDELPQTAQDRIQQQVERALQMEQLVLSSPLAADVVIPDSLLQKSMASIKGRYEAETDFIADLTLNGLTQSGLELALARELKADATLERVAWQVPQATEAEVRAWYDAHPERFSIGETRDARHILVTINEDIEENRRDASLERINGVLEELDGTQERFAEAALRYSECPSALNGGTLGRVAKDTLYAELDKTLFAMDADTTSAILESEAGFHILYCEAIYPAQKASYEEAAPKIKAAIDKKRQTRAQKAFIASLLKDNIAERKVG; translated from the coding sequence ATGAGCGACGAAGCAATGCTTCTGGCCTATCACCTCATGACAACGTCACTGGCGGCGCATCAATGCCGCTTTGATGAGCTGCCCCAAACCGCACAAGACCGCATTCAGCAACAGGTGGAGCGGGCCCTTCAGATGGAGCAACTGGTGCTATCCAGTCCACTTGCTGCCGATGTCGTTATTCCGGATTCCTTGTTGCAAAAATCCATGGCCAGCATCAAGGGGCGTTATGAGGCTGAGACAGACTTCATCGCAGACCTTACCCTCAATGGTTTAACTCAATCTGGTCTTGAGCTGGCTCTGGCCCGCGAATTGAAAGCCGATGCAACGCTTGAAAGAGTGGCCTGGCAAGTGCCGCAAGCCACAGAAGCCGAAGTGCGAGCATGGTATGACGCTCATCCAGAACGGTTCTCCATCGGCGAGACACGTGACGCCCGTCATATCCTCGTCACCATCAATGAGGATATCGAGGAGAACCGGCGCGATGCCTCTCTTGAGCGCATCAATGGCGTGCTGGAGGAACTGGATGGAACCCAAGAGCGGTTTGCCGAAGCAGCCTTGCGCTATTCCGAATGTCCCAGCGCTCTGAATGGCGGCACTCTGGGGCGTGTGGCTAAAGACACGCTCTATGCCGAGTTGGACAAGACCCTTTTCGCAATGGACGCAGACACAACGAGTGCCATTCTGGAAAGCGAAGCCGGGTTCCATATCCTCTATTGTGAGGCCATCTATCCAGCCCAGAAAGCGAGCTACGAGGAAGCCGCTCCCAAAATAAAGGCCGCGATTGACAAGAAGCGGCAAACACGGGCGCAAAAGGCCTTTATTGCCTCCTTGCTCAAGGACAATATCGCCGAGCGCAAAGTCGGCTAG
- a CDS encoding NAD(P)-binding domain-containing protein produces MHFRRNKPPNKRENGRQQEQGVSKMNIAIVGAGNIGSGLASVLAKTSHSITVVDSDNGVAAAAKLKEQGIEVNAGALKPSVAAADVVILSTPFAASKAIVAEADFSGKILIDVSNPITDDFSGLQVGFTSSAAEELAALAPAAKVVKAFNTVFAQHYASGLKLNGEALQTFVASDDDAAKAVVKDLAAEIGLEPKDAGPLSNARYLEPLGFLNINFGYVLGYGTQIAPKWLSE; encoded by the coding sequence ATTCACTTCAGACGAAACAAGCCGCCTAACAAAAGAGAAAACGGACGGCAGCAAGAACAAGGAGTGAGTAAAATGAATATTGCAATCGTAGGTGCAGGGAATATCGGTTCTGGTCTGGCAAGTGTACTGGCAAAAACCAGCCACAGCATCACGGTCGTTGACTCCGACAATGGCGTTGCAGCCGCGGCAAAACTCAAGGAACAGGGCATTGAAGTCAATGCTGGCGCATTGAAGCCATCTGTTGCCGCAGCCGATGTGGTTATCCTGTCCACCCCGTTCGCCGCTTCCAAGGCAATTGTTGCCGAAGCAGACTTTTCCGGCAAGATCCTGATCGACGTATCCAACCCGATCACCGACGATTTCTCTGGCCTTCAGGTCGGTTTCACCAGCTCTGCAGCTGAAGAACTCGCCGCGCTTGCTCCTGCAGCCAAAGTGGTCAAGGCCTTCAACACCGTGTTTGCCCAGCATTACGCATCTGGCCTCAAGCTGAATGGCGAAGCGCTTCAGACCTTTGTGGCCTCTGACGATGACGCAGCCAAGGCGGTTGTAAAAGACCTCGCCGCTGAAATCGGTCTGGAACCGAAAGATGCCGGGCCGCTTTCCAACGCCCGCTATCTTGAGCCGCTCGGGTTCCTCAATATCAACTTCGGCTACGTTCTTGGCTACGGCACCCAGATCGCGCCAAAATGGCTCTCTGAATAA